A stretch of DNA from Gimesia chilikensis:
ATCCATGGTCTGTCACGAAGCACAACGACTCCAGATTTAGTAGTTAATGGTGATAAACGGTATTCAAGACGCATACAGCCCGCTCCTTCTAGCCGAATTAATTCACGATCACCGTTGAGTGCTCAAAGTGCCTCTCATTTGTTGAGCAAGCCCAGAGTCGCTAAATAAAATGCAAATTAAAATGTGAATAGTGTGAAAGAAGTTAATTAGATACCACGTACAATGCATGTCGTGATTCTGACATTCTGTCTGGCGTTTAGGGGAAATAAAATGACAAGTTATCAAACTCGCAAAGGGTTCTGGCATGAGGCGGTTGCTTTGGAAGGGGCGGTTACACTTAAAGTGATTCCCTCGGTACTGATTTTTGGTATTCTCTCAAGTGTTGTTTGTGGTGCTGCTTCATTTATAAAGGATCACTTTCAAGTTTCGTTTGAACTAGATATCAGTGTTTTTGGATTCGCTGGAGTAGCTTTGGGAATACTGCTGGTCATTCGATTGAATGCTGGTTACGACCGATGGTGGGAAGCTCGTACGCTCTGGGGAGGCATCGTCAACCAATCACGCAATCTAATCATTAGTTCGATTACATACGGGCCAGAGAACAAAACCTGGCGAGATAATATGGTCAGGTGGACGGCAGCCTTTCCGCATGTGGCTCGCCATACTCTGCGCAGTGAGCCCCTTTCAGATGAAGTCATTAATTTGATCGGCCCAGACGCTGCCAGTAATCTCACTGCGTCCGGTCATATGCCAAGCACCGTGGCGATGCAAATAGGTGAACTGCTTCAAACTGCTACAAAGCAAGGGGAATTAGACGGTTTCGCATTTATGCAAATTGATCGAGAACGTGCATTACTGATCGATCATCTGGGAGCTTGTGAAAGAATTGTACTGACGCCACTTCCTCAAATTTATTCACTCAAAATCAGGCATTTTATTCTTCTGTTCCTGCTGCTACTACCTGTGGCCATGATCCCTCAGTTAAATACAATCTGGTGGATCCCAATACTCACGATGCTCATCGCCTACCCCCTGTTATCGCTCGACCAGATTGGCGTTGAATTAGAGAATCCGTTTTCGACAGCAAATCATAGCCACCTGCCGCTTAATGATATTTCAGCAACAATCGAACGAAACCTGTTGAGTTTCCTGCATCTGAAACAGTGAGATGTCGGATGAGCCGAGGACATCCCTGATGGATCGAGCTTTCAGTAGAAAGTCTTAAGAATGCAAAGTGTATGTTAACGCGACTGGATAACCGTGCCTGATCACAAGATAGATTTTCCGAACTTTGAGATAATCTCATTAGATCAATTCGAAGTTCGAACAAAGCCCGCTCATATTTCAGCTCCCCTCTCCCGATCAGCGCCGGACCGTTAAGCCGATTAAGCTCTAACTCTGTCTTACTTATTAATCCCTGCTGATTGCTATTGCCTTCCTGTATATTGGAGGTACAATATATGCAGGTGCCAATATTGCACCTGCAATAACAGCTGTGCAAAACCTTAAAACAGAGGATCTGACTGATGCCGAAAGTAAAAATTACAAGGAAGAAATTTCTGGAAGACAGTCAGGGCCGAACTTTCTCAGATGTGTTTAATGAATCTGATGCGCCGTTTGAAGCAGTTCTGAGATTTTTTGATTGTCCGGATCGGCAACGCAGGATGGAAGAATCCGAACTGCATCATGATCGGTCTCCCCTGGCTGGCGTCGTTCGGGAACTTGAAGCTTTGCCGGAAGTCGATCAGTTTCTTTCCGGTGTGCATATCCAGCGAAGCATGCGATTCCGCCAGGCCATTGGAGTTCTGGTACGAATCATCATGGAAGCCCAAGGCTGGGAGAAGACTGGCCGCAAAGGTTCACTGGGGGTCAGATCCCCCAGGAAGACCCGAACCCCCAGGCACAATACGGGAGGGCTGGCATTCTGGTTTAACCGAGGCGAACGCTATCGCAAAACAGATGGTATGCCGTTTCTGTCTGTGAAAGAACGCTGTGAGCAGTTTGAAAACTGTGTTGATTCACAAAACATGTCTATGGAAGCATAGGCAATTTTTCAAAAGAACAATGTCGCCAGAGTACTAAAACGGTGAAACGAATCACATGATTCAGAGTGACACTTGTGTCCTCAAGAAGTTCCATTGCCTGCTTGAAACTGCTGCTAACCAATCGTAATCCTTTCTCTACAACAGCAGTCATCTGCATCGGAATACTGGTGCGTACAGGGAGGAATATTCCACGATGTGTATTTAATTTACACATTCCGCCAAGTGGGTTCCTCTCAGTTCTCAGGAACTTGAATTGCTGTTCTCCGGGGCAGGAATCTGGCTCAACGGAACTATGATTCTCTTTTTGATCATGCAGATCAAGAAAATGATGTGGTTGTCAACAGGCTGCATCAGGTTGAAGATTACCTGCTGATCTGGTCCATCAAATTGCTTCTTGAGATTTCACGCTTGCCTGTTTTGATGCCCTGTTTTAAGCAATTCAATTTCGAAAGCCGGCAGAATGAAACTCAATCAACCTTTAACGGAATTGGTACTTGCGCGAGATCTTATGTCGCAGCAGGTCCATTCCCTGTTACCAGCCACTCCCATTCCTGAGGGGATACATCAGTTACTGACCGGGCAGTATTCTGAGATGCCGATTGTGAACAAGTCGGGTGAGTACTGCGGAATGTTTTCTGAAAAATGTTGTGTGAAAATCCTCTCATACCTGGCAGATCTGATTGACGTCAAACAGCATACTTCTTTTCGGGCTGCGGATGTGATGATTCCCCGTCACAAACTGTTCATGCTGAATCCGGAACACGATGTCATATCAGCAATCTCAGCATTGCTCGAGAAAAAATATACAGGAGCACCTGTAGTTGATTCACAGGGACGCTGTCTGGGTGTATTCTCTGAGAGAACCTGCCTCGGGTACGTGATCGAAGCGATCTACAGTAGAGTACCGTCTGCGCAGGTGCAGGAATTTACTGACTCGGACAGTAATCGACTGATTGATCTGGAGACCGGTCTCCAGAAGATTTTAAGCATCTTTGATGAGACCTTCTACGGTCGTCTGCCTGTCATACAGAATGATGAAATCGCCGGCCAGGTTTCCAGACGAGACGTGCTCAAGCACTCCACAATTCTTTCCAACATCATGCAATCTCGGCTGAATGCACCTCATATCGATGTCGGAATACCTGAGGTAAGGACTGCGGATTATTCGAAAGCGCACGACACATTCCTGAATCATCCTGTCTCGGTATTCACCGAAGAGAATTCTTATACGATCGGCCCTGAAATGAGTCTGCTCTCGGTCGCGCAACTGTTTTTTGATTCCCCACATCGTCGCTTCCCGGTTGTCGAAGCAGGGAAGCTGATTGGACTGGTTGATCGATGTGATGTATTGCGTTCTGCAATCAAACTTTTCAAATAATGCACCTTTAAATAAGCGGACATACGGTTCCGCTGGAATGATATCAGGCTCTAGACGACATGCTTTCTCCCAATACCAATCCGATTGATCGACTGAACTTGAGTGAAAATTCCATTCAGCAGATCAGTTCGTGTGTGCAAAACCGTTTAGGATATTTAATTGATGGCTTTCGGATCGATGACTGTACGACTGGCGTGACTCTCTGGGGGCGTGTCAGTACATATTACAGTAAACAACTGGTCCAGGAAGTTGTTAAGGAACAATGTGGTATCGCCATTGTTATCGATAACATTGAAGTTGAGCTGTCAGATACTGGCTGCGTTCGCTGCAGAGAGAGCTTTATATGAACTATTCCCCACTCACCATGACAGCTCAAGTGGCTCATGCGGTACGCGACTTTCAACAACAGCGCACTGGCCATACTCCCAGATCCGTAACAGTAGTTCTCAGTGAAGGTGTGATGCTGGTGACACTCCATGAGGTACTGACCCCGGCAGAGATCATTCTTTGTCAGACTGACAAAGGTATGGCCCGCTTACGGGACTTTCATCGTGATTCGATCCGGGCCTCGCTCGGCCCTCTGGGAACAGAAATCGAACGAATTGCCGGAGTCGCCCTGCAAGAAGTGGTAGCGGACATTGAACCGGCAACGGGCGATATCGTCCATATTTTTACTACAGGAACTCTGTTGCAGGTGTTTAAGCTCACAGGTTGCTTATCCGCAGAAACATGGGTTGGAAGTGAAAGAGATCCGGCATGAACAATTTCTGGTTTCTGGTGATCGTAATCACTATCGCAAGTGTTCTGTTTTTCGCTGGAATGCGATATTTCTCATTGTGGCTGCAAGCCTATGTCACGGGAACTCGTATTCATCTGTTGTCTCTGATCATGATGTCCCTGAGAAAAGTCGACCCAAAAGTCATTGTCCAGGTCAAAATTATGGCCGTTCAGGCGGGGCTCTCCGATATTTCGACCGACGCACTGGAAGCACAGTACCTGGCTGGGGGAGACGTCCGTCGCATTACACTTGCCTTGATTGCAGCCCAACGCGCTCAGATTGAGCTTGACTGGGATACCGCCGCTGCCATCGATCTGGCGGGGCGCGATATCCTGGAGGCGGTCCAGGTCAGCGTAAATCCCAAAGTGATTTACTGTCCCCAGGAGAAAGCTGGAGTTCGCAGTACGCTGGATGGTGTTTCCAAAGACGGCATTCAATTGAAGGTTCGAGCGCTGGTGTCTGTCCGCACCAATCTCAACCAGCTCATCGGTGGTGCCGCGGAATCGACTGTGATTGCAAGGGTTGGTGAAGGAATCGTTTCCGCAATCGGAGCGTGTGAGAGTTACCAGGAAGCACTGGCCGATCCAACATTGATTTCCCGCAAGGTAATCAATAAAGGCCTGGATTCGCAGACATCTTTCAGTATTATCTCCATTGATATCGCTTCCATAGAGGTAGGCAGGAATATTGGAGCCCAGCTGCGAATTACACAGGCAAATGCTGATGTTAATGTTGCTCGTGCAGAAGCGGAAGGACGGCGGGCAATGGCAGTGGCCCTGGAACAGGAAATGCTGGCCCAGACTCAAGAGAACCAGGCCATGGTTGTTCTGGCAGAAGCGCAAATTCCAATCGCCATGGCAGATACGTTCCGGGCAGGTCTCCTGTATTCAAAACCATTTCAGGAGCGAGACAAGACACAGGACATGGATCTAAAAAGAAATACCCAACAGGGCATCAGACCAGCATCTGCCCCAGATCTCAAGCATTATTCGTGGAACCCAAAACTGGGAAACAGAGGCTAGAACAAAGTCTCTCTTTTTCCAGGCAAATAGATTTACCCCCGACGATCATAAAGTATCAACGATTTCTCCCCCGTCGGAATTATACATATTCAGATTATGCGAGTCCCTGCTTTCCTCTACACACGATTACTGCAGAAGGAATTACCGAGTGCAGGTGTGGGACAGTCAAGCTTTCATCCGGAATCCAGCTTGTGGTTCAACCAAGGATTTAACAGGTCGCATCTTGTTAAATTTTAAGAGATCGTCATGATGAAAGAGGAACCAGAACAGGCAAAGTTGCATATTTGCAAAATACGATTTCAGGACCGGATCAGGAACTGCTGGGGTGGCGACAGCAAGCTACCGGTTCTATCAGGGGGCAAACCATGATTGAATACTCCTTCCCCGGGGATTTGCTGGATCGCATTAAGACACGCTGGCAACAAATTCCCGATGAGCAATTCGCATTGCCTGAAGACACGATTCTCAGGCGGCTCCTGGAGACTTGTTATCATGCTTCGTTTCGTACCAGTGAGCAGAGACTTGTCCAATGTGTCGTGGCATATGTTTCGCCTGGCGACGTTCCTCAAGAAGCTTTACTTTTGACAGACCCTGTGCAAATGACGGATTCTGAACTTGTCCGCCTGTCACCGATAACACAACATCGTCAGACGGTCATTGGTTGTTATCAGGTGGATGAATGGCTTGGTATCTGGGGATTCTTCGAACATGGCCAGGCGTGGGTACAACACTCAGCAGGTGACCCGCCAGCGGTACCAATGCAACCAGGTGATTATCCACCTGACTGTTTGATGATCACAATAGAAGGGCCAGGTGCATTGACAGTATCCCAGGGACGAACAGGCCTGGTGCGTTTACGAAACGGCAGAGTGATTTTTCCGCAGGTGAATCTGCTCCAGACCACAGGAAATCCACTGGGTGATTTCTTTTTTCAATTAGTGAATCGTTTTTTGACTCGAGATCAGTATCAGGAATTCGCAGGAAACGCCGATGAGACTGAGGGACAATTCTCATTGCAGAATATTTATACGACTTCAATTCTGGCTATACTGGAACGAATTCGCTTAAAACGACACGGAGGGAGTGTGGTCATCGCACCAGTCTCATTCGACCAGCCACTCGCTCACATCACTTATACCGTCTTTGAACATGCCGGTTTGTTCGGGGAGATTGTTGACTATAAGAGACTTGTTAATCGGTTATGTGATCTTAATTCAAATTCAGAATCCCCTGCTGAGCATGAAAGCAGTCAAGCTGAACTGGCTCTCCGACGGGCGAGCCAGCAGTTAATTCGAGGCATCAGTCAGATCAGTCTGTTAGCGGCTGTCGATGGTGCGGTCCTGCTTGATGATCTCCTGCGCATTCAAGGATTTGGGGTACGGTTTCCTGTTTTACTACCACCAGGTTCGAGAATAGTAGATGCACTTTCCGGCCGAAAGTACTTGTGTGACCAATGGGGATTACGTCATCAGTCAGTATTTTCATTCTGTCATAAATGTGAACAGGCCATCGGATTAATTGTATCCCAGGACGACGAAGTCAAAGCCGTAAAAGCAGAGCAAGGTCAGCTTTATTTCTGGGATGGGATTCTCAATTGAATTTGCAGGTGGATCATTAACGAGAGCCCTCACCTGTAATCTGTTTCTGCCGGTGTCCTGTCGAGAATCTGCCAGAAGCATCTCTGAATAGTTCAGAAACGTTCTCATTCATAGGTTCATAGACTACGTACCTGATTGCTTATTAGCTGGTGCTGCTCTATAATCGATCGATTCCCCCCTTGCTCCAGGAGATGGAGCTGGGCTTTAGGAGGCTTAATGCATGTTCCAGATCTCTGGCAAAAACTGTATCGGTTGATTTTCTTCTGGCAGTTTCGCCAGCAGGAACCTCCACTTTTTCATCCCGTCGACGAGACGCCGCTTCGCGCCGAACTCTTCAGTATTGACCAGCTCGAACGTCATGCGAAACTCATTGCCGGATTACACACACTGGCATCCGGCAGAGCACGAGACGAACTGCTACCACGGCTTGATGAGAATCATCGTATCTTAAATGAAACGTACGATCTGGTTACAGCCGCCGCCGATCAAAATCGCCGGATCGAACCAGCGGCTGAATGGCTCCTCGATAATTTCTATCTGATCGAAGAGCAGATTCGTGCCATCCGACGTCTGCTGCCCCCCTCTTACAGCCGGGAATTGCCGCGTCTGTCCAGTGGCACTGCTGTCAGCTTTCCCCGGATTTATGCGATTGCCCTCGAATTGATTTCTCACGTCGATGGTCGAATTGACGCCGACAGTCTTACCAGCTTCATTGAGTCGTATCAATCAGTCGAGACACTCAAGCTTGGTGAATTATGGGCATTACCTTTGATGCTGCGTCTGGCTCTGATCGAAAATCTTCGACGCGTTTCTGTACGGATTGCTTCTGCCCGGGGTGACCGGGATCTGGCAAATGACTGGGCGGACCGTATGGTGAAAGTCGTGGAGCAGAAACCGACGGACCTGGTCCTGGTTTTAGCAGATATGGCACGCACCAACCCGCCTCTCTCTGGAGCATTCCTGGCAGAGTTAACGCGGCACCTGCAGGGACAGAATCCGAATTTTGCTTTCGCCAACAGCTGGCTCGAACATCGTCTGGCCGATCAATTGTTAACGATCGAGCAAGTCGTGCATGCCGAGGGACAGGCTCAGGCAGCCGACCAGGTCTCAATCGGTAACAGTATTAACAGCTTACGATTTCTCAACTCCAATGACTGGCGCCGGTTTGTTGAAAAAAACAGCCTGGTGGAGCAGACACTGGCCAGTGACCCGTCTCATATTTATTCAAACATGAATTTTGCGACGCGCGATCGTTACAGGCGAACAGTTGAAGAGATCGCCCGTCGCAGTCGGTTAACGGAATGCGATGTTGCCCGCCAGGCAGTTCGACTGGCTGAGAAGCATGCAATCGCGCAATCCGAAGAACGGGCAGCCCACGTCGGTTATTATCTGATCGATCACGGCCGCCCGATTTTAGAATCTTTAGTCGAAATGCGTCTGACACCTGCAGCGATGTGGGGCAAATTACATCGAAAAGCACCACTGATCAGTTACCTGTCAATAACGAGCCTGGTCACCCTTTCTCTCTCATTACTTTACATGTTGAAGGCCGATCAACTCAATGTGAGCTGGCAGTGGCTACTGGTATTGACGATCCCCGTTCTGATCTGCGCCTCCCAGTTAGGGGTGAGCCTGGTCAACTGGTTGTCGATGCAACTGCTCCGCCCACAATCGTTGCCCCGCATGGACTTTGAACGGGGAATTCCCCCCGAGCAGCGCACTCTGGTAGCCGTGCCCACAATGCTGACGAGTGTAGCGAGTGTGGAACATTTACTGGAGGGGCTGGAATTACGCTATCTGGCCAACCGCGATCCCTCTTTGCACTATGCTCTGATCACCGATTTCGTTGATGCTGATCTGGAATCTCTGCCTGCTGATGCGCATCTTATCAATCTGATGAGAGAAGGTATGCAGCGTCTGCAGAAAAGATACGCACATGATCGTTCCGATATCTTTTATCTCTTTCACCGTTCACGAAAGTGGAATGCCCAGGAAGGGGTCTGGATGGGGCAGGAACGTAAACGCGGTAAGCTGGCTGACTTGAATGCGACATTGCGCGGTGGTGAAAACTGTTTTTCTGAAGTCGTCGGCAATATTGAAATTCTACAAACCGTGCAGTACGTCATTACGCTTGATACCGATACGCAGCTGCCTCGTGACGCCGCACGCTTGATGATTGGCACACTGGCGCATCGGCTGAATCATCCTGTGTATGACGTTCAGAAATCGCGTGTGGTTGACGGGCATACGATTCTTCAACCACGGGTTGGGGTGAGCCTGAATAGAGCGCAACAGTCTCGATTCGTCCAGTTGTATGCCGGTGAAGCGGGAATTGATCCCTACACGCGGGTCGTATCGGATGTTTATCAGGATCTGTTCGGGGAAGGTTCATTTATCGGGAAAGGAATTTACGAGGTGGATTCCTTTGAGCGGTGTTGCAGTAACTTCCCGGAAAATGCGATCCTGAGCCATGATCTGATTGAGGGAGCTTACTGTCGTTCCGCGCTGGTCAGCGATGTAACTTTATATGAAGAGTATCCCTCGCGTTATCTATCGGACATCGGACGCCGGCACCGTTGGATTCGTGGTGACTGGCAGATCGCCGGCTGGCTGCTTCCCCGGGTTCGAAATCGTGCAGGTCAGTCTGTAAGGAATCCGATCTCTGCCCTTTCCTGGTGGAAGATCTTTGATAATCTGCGTCGCAGCCTGGTTTCGCTGACCATGTTGAGTTTATTGCTCGTGACCTGGTTCATACTACCTGCGATGGCGGCAAGTACAATGCTGTTCATCGCCTGTGTTGTTTTCCTGCCCACAATGCTGGACTTTGTCACTACGCTGTTTCACAAACCGGTCGACTTACCGTTTCGCATGCATGCGCGAGAGACACTGCAGGCGACGGGGCGACCGTTGGGACAGAATATTCTGACTCTCGTCTTTTTACCCTTTGAAGCATATATTTGCGTTGACGCTATCACTCGTACGCTGGTACGCATCAACTGGACAAAACGCCGGCTTCTCGAATGGAAAACGGCCAGTGACTCTGAACGCGGAAATACGGGCAGTCTGAGCAACACCATTTACCAGATGCTGGTCGCCCCCGGGATAGCCGCCAGTTCGGCATTGCTACTGTATATCAAAGATCCGGTTATCTTCCCCTGGGCAGCCCCCTGGCTGGCGGCCTGGTTTGTATCACCAGTTGTTGCCTGGTGGCTCAGCCGACCGATTATCAGGCGAGAAATTCATTTTTCAGAATCAGAACAACACTTTCTGGAAAAACTATCCCGCAAAACCTGGCGCTACTTTGAGGAATATGTCACTAAAGAAGATCACTGGCTGCCACCAGACAATATTCAGCAGAATCCTGATCTGGTAATTGCAACGCGTACCAGCCCAACGAATATTGGTATGGCATTACTCTCTAACCTGTCCGCCTATGACTTTGGCTATTGTTCTGCAGCTCAGTTTCTCACTCGTACCAGAAATACCCTTAAGACTCTTGATGAGTTGGAACGCCATCACGGGCATTTTTATAACTGGTATGACACACGATCGCTGAAACCATTGCATCCGCAATATATCTCCATGGTCGACAGCGGTAATTTAGCAGCGAATCTGCTGATACTCAGGAGTGGATGCCAGGAATTGAGTGAGGCGAGTATTCTGCCCCGGCGTATGTTCGCGGGGTTGAGTGACACACTTCGCGTTTTATGCGATGTAGCACGTCGTCTCGACGGAAAGCTCGTTGATGCCGTCTTTCATCGCAAAATTGAGAGGCAGCTTGAAATACTGGATCAGGCACCTGTCACACTACAGGCGGCACATGAACTGCTGGCTGATCTGGAAATGGAAGCAGCCGAACTGTCTGAAGCTGCAGACTGTGATGAGGAACTTGCCTGGTGGGCGCGTGCATATGAGCGATCGTGTCAGGATCATCGAGCTGACCTGTTGCATCTGGCAGTCTGGCTCACTCTCCCTGAGGCTCCTGACGGATTGTTCCAGTCCCAGTCTGATGATCAAAGTGTGGTAGTCGATCCATTAGCTTTTGCGCTGCAGCACCTCGACAACACGATTGGACTGCGCGACGTCGCTAAACTGCAATCCACGGTCGTCCCTCTGATCCAGGCCGTGATTAAAAAGTCAAGTCCCGAGTACAGCGACTGGCTTATCCAGTTAGGTGCATCATTAAGCATTGCTGCCGGGCGTTCCGCTGCCAGAATCCGGGGTTTTGAGGAACTGGCGCTACAAAGTCACGACCTCGCTGATATGGATTTTGGCTTACTGTATGATAAGTCGCGTGACTTATTTGCTATTGGTTATAACGTCAGTGAACGACGACTTGATCCCGGTTTCTATGATCTGCTCGCCTCGGAAGCGCGTCTGGCCAGTTTTATCGTCATCGCTCAAGGACATTTCGGCCAGGAACACTGGTTTGCATTGGGGCGTCTGCTGACCAGTGCAGGAAGTCAGCCTGCGCTTCTGAGCTGGAGCGGCTCGATGTTCGAATATCTGATGCCGTTACTGGTCATGCCCAATTATGAGAACACCCTGCTCGATCGTACCTATCATGCCGTTGTGCGCCGACAAATCGAATATGGACGCAAGCTGAAAGTTCCCTGGGGAATATCCGAGTCTGGTTATAACACATTGGACCAGCATCGAATCTATCAGTATCGGGCGTTTGGTGTTCCCGGATTAGGGTTGAAGCGTGGTCTGGCTGAAGATCTCGTGATCGCCCCCTATGCCAGTGTGCTGGCTCTGATGGTCGATGCTAAAGCGGCTTGTGCTAATCTACAACAGTTGGAAGCAGATGGTCAGCTGGGAGCTTGTGGATTCTACGAGGCCATCGATTATACGCCATCAAGGCTACCTCCCGGCACAACAAGCGCCACAGTAAGACAATTCATGGCTCATCATGAAGGTATGAGCCTGCTGGCACTGGCGTATGTTCTGCTTGATAAACCAATGCAGCGTCGTTTTCTGTCTGACCCCATGTTACGGGCTGCAGATCAGCTGTTACAGGAACGGGTTCCCCGGGCCATCGCGCCGGTACTGCCACATAAAAGTGAAATACGGGACGCACCGCTTGCTTCACCCGAAGAAACGGGCAGCATGCGCGTGATTACCAACCCAGCCAGCGCAACCGTTGAAGCCCATTTGCTCTCCAACGGCAGTTATCACGTTACCGTCACAAGTGCAGGAGGAGGTTTCAGCAGATGGCATGATCTGGCAGTGACTCGCTGGCGCGAAGATGCGACCCGGGACAACTACGGGAGCTTCTGTTACCTGCGCGACGTAAGCAGTGGTTCGACCTGGTCTAATACCTGGCAGCCGATCACCGGTCCGGCCAAAGGATACGAAGCGATCTTTACACAGGCTCGAGCTGAATTTCGCCGTTCTGATGAAAAGATAGAAACGTATACCCAGATCAGTGTTTCGCCAGAGGATGACATCGAACTGCGGCGTATTACATTGACTAATCGTTCTGAGAAGCCGCGTAAGATCGAAGTGACCAGCTATGCGGAAGTCGTATTGGCGACACAACCCCAGGATGAGGCCCATCCGGCATTCAGCAATCTGTTTGTGCAGACGGAAATCGTTCAGCGCCACCAGGCCATTTATTGCACGCGACGTCCTCGTTCCCTCGAGGAACATCCCCCCTGGATGACACATATGATGACCGTCAGAGGTGTCACCACTGGAACGCCTTCTTACGAGACAGATCGGATGAAATTCATCGGTCGTCAGCGGACACTTGCATCGCCAGCCGCTTTAGATGACTTCGCTCCGCTTTCGAATAGTGCCGGACCTGTTCTTGATCCGATTGTGAGTATCCGGCAAACAGTATTATTAGCGCCCAGCGAAACGGTGCGCATCGATATTATAACTGGTGTCTCTGAGTCGCGGACAGGCGTTGAGGCCCTTTCCGAAAAGTACAGTGATCATAGTCTGGCCGACCGAGTGTTTGACCTTGCCTGGACCCATGGGCACATTCTACTGCAACAGCTGAGTGCTTCGGAAATGGATGCGCAGGTTTATGGCCGACTGGCCAGTTCAATCCTATATGCTTCCTCTCTCCGGCGTGCCAAAAAGAGCATTCTCAGTCTTAATCGGCAGGGGCAATCCGGTCTCTGGGCATACGGGATCTCGGGGGACCTGCCCATTGTTCTGGTCCGTATTCGCGCTCATGAAAAGATCGAGCTTGTCAGGCAGGCTGTAAAGGCACACGCTTACTGGCGACTGAAAGGACTGGCCGTCGATCTGGTCATCTGGAACGAAGATGATTCGGTATATCGACAAAGTCTGCAAGACGAAATCGCCGACCTGATTGCCGCCAGCCCTGAAGCAGGGTTTTGTGATAAACCGGGAGGCATCTTTATCCGCAGAGTCGAACAAATGTCAGAGGAAGACCGCATTTTATTGCAGTCAGTGGCACGCATCATTTTGTCAGACGACAGAGGTACTCTCCAGGATCAGGCCGAACGCTTCGTGCGAACTGAAGTCCCGATTCCTCATCTGGTTCCCATTCGGAGTTCCATCACACCACTGATTCCTGGAAGCCATCCGCAATA
This window harbors:
- a CDS encoding putative sensor domain DACNV-containing protein; the encoded protein is MIEYSFPGDLLDRIKTRWQQIPDEQFALPEDTILRRLLETCYHASFRTSEQRLVQCVVAYVSPGDVPQEALLLTDPVQMTDSELVRLSPITQHRQTVIGCYQVDEWLGIWGFFEHGQAWVQHSAGDPPAVPMQPGDYPPDCLMITIEGPGALTVSQGRTGLVRLRNGRVIFPQVNLLQTTGNPLGDFFFQLVNRFLTRDQYQEFAGNADETEGQFSLQNIYTTSILAILERIRLKRHGGSVVIAPVSFDQPLAHITYTVFEHAGLFGEIVDYKRLVNRLCDLNSNSESPAEHESSQAELALRRASQQLIRGISQISLLAAVDGAVLLDDLLRIQGFGVRFPVLLPPGSRIVDALSGRKYLCDQWGLRHQSVFSFCHKCEQAIGLIVSQDDEVKAVKAEQGQLYFWDGILN
- a CDS encoding CBS domain-containing protein, which codes for MSQQVHSLLPATPIPEGIHQLLTGQYSEMPIVNKSGEYCGMFSEKCCVKILSYLADLIDVKQHTSFRAADVMIPRHKLFMLNPEHDVISAISALLEKKYTGAPVVDSQGRCLGVFSERTCLGYVIEAIYSRVPSAQVQEFTDSDSNRLIDLETGLQKILSIFDETFYGRLPVIQNDEIAGQVSRRDVLKHSTILSNIMQSRLNAPHIDVGIPEVRTADYSKAHDTFLNHPVSVFTEENSYTIGPEMSLLSVAQLFFDSPHRRFPVVEAGKLIGLVDRCDVLRSAIKLFK
- the floA gene encoding flotillin-like protein FloA (flotillin-like protein involved in membrane lipid rafts); its protein translation is MNNFWFLVIVITIASVLFFAGMRYFSLWLQAYVTGTRIHLLSLIMMSLRKVDPKVIVQVKIMAVQAGLSDISTDALEAQYLAGGDVRRITLALIAAQRAQIELDWDTAAAIDLAGRDILEAVQVSVNPKVIYCPQEKAGVRSTLDGVSKDGIQLKVRALVSVRTNLNQLIGGAAESTVIARVGEGIVSAIGACESYQEALADPTLISRKVINKGLDSQTSFSIISIDIASIEVGRNIGAQLRITQANADVNVARAEAEGRRAMAVALEQEMLAQTQENQAMVVLAEAQIPIAMADTFRAGLLYSKPFQERDKTQDMDLKRNTQQGIRPASAPDLKHYSWNPKLGNRG
- a CDS encoding bestrophin family protein → MTSYQTRKGFWHEAVALEGAVTLKVIPSVLIFGILSSVVCGAASFIKDHFQVSFELDISVFGFAGVALGILLVIRLNAGYDRWWEARTLWGGIVNQSRNLIISSITYGPENKTWRDNMVRWTAAFPHVARHTLRSEPLSDEVINLIGPDAASNLTASGHMPSTVAMQIGELLQTATKQGELDGFAFMQIDRERALLIDHLGACERIVLTPLPQIYSLKIRHFILLFLLLLPVAMIPQLNTIWWIPILTMLIAYPLLSLDQIGVELENPFSTANHSHLPLNDISATIERNLLSFLHLKQ
- a CDS encoding Na-translocating system protein MpsC family protein produces the protein MNYSPLTMTAQVAHAVRDFQQQRTGHTPRSVTVVLSEGVMLVTLHEVLTPAEIILCQTDKGMARLRDFHRDSIRASLGPLGTEIERIAGVALQEVVADIEPATGDIVHIFTTGTLLQVFKLTGCLSAETWVGSERDPA
- a CDS encoding BON domain-containing protein, whose product is MLSPNTNPIDRLNLSENSIQQISSCVQNRLGYLIDGFRIDDCTTGVTLWGRVSTYYSKQLVQEVVKEQCGIAIVIDNIEVELSDTGCVRCRESFI